A single Sulfurimonas aquatica DNA region contains:
- a CDS encoding GNAT family N-acetyltransferase yields the protein MSHTLVHNEAESKYEYHIDKYIAYITYDEDKDGNMHLTHTIVPDELAGKGLAKILLEDVLAELKKNNKKAVAQCSYIVKYQEKHPELSDLFA from the coding sequence ATGTCACATACACTAGTTCATAATGAAGCAGAATCTAAATATGAGTACCACATTGATAAATATATAGCTTACATCACTTACGATGAAGATAAAGATGGGAATATGCATCTTACACATACCATAGTCCCTGATGAACTTGCAGGTAAAGGTCTTGCGAAAATACTTCTTGAAGATGTTTTAGCCGAATTAAAAAAGAATAATAAAAAAGCAGTTGCACAATGTTCATATATTGTAAAGTACCAAGAAAAACACCCTGAGTTAAGTGACCTATTTGCTTAG
- a CDS encoding ribonuclease HI — translation MNKTKAKIYLFTDGSVSPQSKIGFGAYLLLDTLEVLPNELQKKIKVKRFKDSSSTKLELETLLWALNEESLINYKIEVYTDCQNIIGLKDRRERLEKNEYMTSKDKVIKNHELYKDFFKRLDILDCEFIKVKGHKKSSTKNKIDEIFTLVDRTTRKALRESVL, via the coding sequence ATGAATAAAACTAAAGCAAAAATCTATTTATTTACAGATGGAAGCGTCAGTCCTCAGAGTAAAATAGGATTTGGCGCTTATTTACTTTTAGATACTCTAGAAGTCCTGCCTAACGAACTACAAAAAAAGATAAAAGTTAAAAGGTTTAAGGATAGCTCTTCAACAAAACTAGAGCTAGAGACACTCTTATGGGCACTAAATGAGGAGAGTCTAATAAACTATAAAATAGAAGTATATACAGATTGTCAAAATATAATAGGCCTTAAAGATAGAAGAGAAAGGCTTGAAAAAAATGAGTATATGACGAGTAAAGATAAAGTGATAAAAAATCATGAACTATATAAAGATTTTTTTAAAAGGTTAGATATTTTAGATTGTGAATTTATTAAGGTGAAAGGGCATAAAAAGTCATCTACCAAAAATAAGATAGATGAAATTTTTACTCTAGTTGACAGAACCACAAGAAAGGCTCTAAGAGAGAGTGTTTTATAG
- a CDS encoding YaeQ family protein — MAANATIYKANINIANMDTHYYAEHSLTLAKHPSENDLRLMVRLLAFIFNANEELVFCKGISQDDEPDIWQKNLSGDIELWIDLGQPDEKRIKKACGRSKKVIIYLYQEGMAEAWFKQNKKLLNRFDNLSLIYLNIEGDIEELCDRSMSLQSNISDAELSLINDENTVLVTEVNWK; from the coding sequence ATGGCAGCAAATGCAACAATATATAAGGCTAATATAAACATAGCAAATATGGATACTCACTATTATGCGGAGCACAGTCTTACACTGGCCAAACATCCATCAGAAAATGACTTAAGATTAATGGTTCGATTATTAGCTTTTATCTTTAACGCCAACGAAGAGTTAGTTTTTTGTAAGGGAATATCTCAAGACGACGAACCTGATATTTGGCAAAAAAATTTAAGTGGAGATATCGAACTTTGGATAGACCTAGGGCAACCTGATGAGAAGAGAATAAAAAAGGCTTGTGGTCGCTCAAAAAAAGTCATAATATATTTATATCAAGAGGGAATGGCTGAGGCATGGTTTAAGCAAAATAAAAAACTTTTAAACAGGTTTGATAATCTTAGTCTAATCTATCTAAACATAGAGGGTGACATAGAAGAGTTATGTGATCGATCTATGTCGCTACAATCAAATATAAGTGATGCAGAACTTAGTTTAATCAATGATGAAAATACAGTTTTAGTAACTGAGGTAAATTGGAAATAA
- a CDS encoding NYN domain-containing protein, whose product MKKQQSNIAMFIDCDNVSAKYIESIFDDLSQYGTVNIRRAYGDWKDKKLHGWENILQDYNIKPIQQFAYTKGKNATDIAMIIDIMDILYTKELEAVVLITSDSDFTPIVTRILSDGLTVYGYGESKTPMAFVNACSQFIYVEKLSILEDEDEDEVENRVINNNQHAVTEAVTKYVGNNYDIRKDYKLINILKQGVERTSDEQGWADVKDMSMYIRKNSSFSQVNYGFKKMADLIKALDLFEMEYIGERKTQLIIRIKGKRNR is encoded by the coding sequence ATGAAAAAACAACAAAGTAACATAGCAATGTTTATAGATTGCGATAACGTAAGTGCAAAATACATAGAAAGTATATTTGATGATTTGTCGCAATATGGAACTGTCAATATCAGAAGAGCCTATGGGGACTGGAAAGATAAAAAACTTCACGGCTGGGAAAATATTTTGCAAGACTACAACATTAAACCCATTCAGCAATTTGCATATACAAAAGGTAAAAATGCTACTGATATCGCTATGATAATAGATATCATGGACATTCTCTACACTAAAGAGCTTGAAGCCGTTGTTTTGATAACCAGCGATAGTGACTTTACTCCTATAGTTACAAGAATACTCTCCGATGGACTAACGGTATATGGCTATGGAGAGTCAAAAACTCCTATGGCGTTTGTAAACGCATGTTCACAATTTATATATGTTGAGAAATTAAGTATTTTAGAGGATGAAGATGAAGATGAAGTTGAAAATAGAGTTATAAATAATAATCAACATGCCGTAACTGAAGCTGTAACAAAATATGTTGGGAACAACTATGACATCCGTAAGGACTATAAGCTTATCAATATACTTAAACAAGGTGTTGAAAGAACATCAGATGAACAAGGATGGGCAGATGTTAAAGATATGTCTATGTATATAAGAAAAAACTCTTCTTTTTCTCAAGTTAACTACGGATTTAAAAAAATGGCCGACCTAATCAAAGCCTTAGATTTGTTTGAGATGGAGTATATTGGGGAGAGAAAAACCCAATTAATAATTAGAATAAAAGGTAAGCGAAATAGATAA
- a CDS encoding TIR domain-containing protein, which translates to MSKKYKIFMSHSWTDGDIYDGLEEIIKNEGIEFQKYSIAEEDPVHVNGTEKELASAIEKKIKESSCLVIMAGKYFTYSKWINKEIELAKVYKKPIIAIRPWTSSQTSTIVQDNSDEIIHWQAGLIANTIRKWG; encoded by the coding sequence ATGAGTAAAAAATATAAAATATTTATGAGCCACTCATGGACAGATGGAGATATCTATGATGGGCTTGAAGAGATTATTAAAAATGAGGGTATAGAGTTTCAAAAGTACTCTATTGCTGAAGAGGACCCTGTTCATGTCAATGGAACAGAAAAAGAGCTAGCAAGTGCAATAGAGAAAAAAATAAAAGAGTCGAGTTGTCTGGTGATAATGGCTGGTAAATACTTTACTTATAGCAAATGGATAAATAAAGAGATAGAGCTGGCTAAAGTATATAAAAAACCTATTATAGCTATACGCCCTTGGACTTCATCTCAAACATCAACTATAGTGCAAGATAATTCCGATGAAATTATTCATTGGCAAGCAGGGTTAATAGCTAATACAATCCGTAAATGGGGATAA
- a CDS encoding SulP family inorganic anion transporter, which produces MLKNKNLSGDLFGGMTAAIVALPLALAFGVQSGMGAIAGLYGAIALGFFASLFGGTHTQISGPTGPMTVVSSAIIAGEIAIYGSIEAAIGTIVATFVLAGLFMVLMGISRIGQYIRYMPYPVISGFMSGIGIIIILMQIFPVFGMKSPGSIIDIFSNLGTIENSLNINAMILAFATIAIIYTFPKVTKAVPSTLVALLSLSIISSMMALNVPIIGDIPKGLPDIHLDTLIGMDWHHPMVMIIPALTLASLGAIDSLLTSVVADNMTKTQHDSNKELIGQGIGNMVAGIIGGLPGAGATMRTVVNIHAGGRGRLSGVVHSLVLLIVLFGVGDYAKLIPLPVLAGILITVGIGIIDYKGIKHLFRIPRSDAVVMIIVVVITVFVDLLQAVAMGLVMASLLFMKQMGDISESKAVSSTLLDDFHHRDLEDDEKAIPDDIKNQVYIQHFDGPIFFGFTAHFKKMMKELPSVSIVIFRMHNVPSIDQSGMYAIEDAILELHKKNITVVLSEIQKQPKDMLKNIELIPELVAQENIFLTFREAVEGLNSCQLNYHENINTKQKKNIYWRY; this is translated from the coding sequence GTGCTAAAAAATAAAAATTTATCTGGCGATCTCTTTGGTGGTATGACAGCGGCCATAGTTGCTCTTCCTCTTGCTCTAGCATTTGGAGTTCAATCTGGTATGGGAGCAATAGCGGGGCTTTATGGAGCGATAGCTCTGGGCTTTTTTGCTTCTCTTTTTGGAGGAACACACACTCAGATATCTGGTCCAACAGGCCCCATGACAGTAGTATCATCAGCAATAATCGCTGGAGAAATCGCAATTTATGGTTCCATAGAAGCAGCTATTGGAACCATAGTGGCAACATTTGTTTTAGCAGGTCTATTTATGGTGCTGATGGGGATATCTCGCATTGGTCAGTATATAAGATATATGCCATACCCTGTAATCTCTGGTTTTATGAGTGGTATAGGTATAATTATTATACTTATGCAGATTTTTCCAGTTTTTGGAATGAAATCACCAGGGAGTATAATAGATATATTCTCCAATCTTGGCACAATAGAAAATAGTCTAAATATAAATGCAATGATACTCGCGTTTGCGACTATAGCAATAATATATACATTTCCAAAAGTAACTAAAGCTGTACCATCTACATTAGTTGCACTCTTGAGCCTATCTATAATCTCTTCTATGATGGCTCTAAACGTACCAATAATAGGAGACATCCCTAAGGGCCTTCCTGATATTCACTTAGATACTTTGATAGGTATGGATTGGCATCATCCAATGGTTATGATTATTCCCGCTCTTACCTTAGCTTCCCTTGGAGCAATTGATTCACTTTTAACCTCCGTTGTAGCAGATAACATGACAAAAACGCAACATGACTCAAACAAAGAACTCATCGGTCAGGGTATTGGGAATATGGTTGCAGGTATCATTGGTGGGCTTCCAGGTGCAGGGGCCACTATGCGTACGGTTGTAAATATTCATGCTGGGGGAAGGGGGAGATTGTCTGGAGTTGTACACTCCTTAGTACTTCTTATAGTGCTTTTTGGCGTTGGTGACTATGCTAAACTTATTCCACTTCCTGTATTAGCAGGGATTTTAATTACTGTAGGTATTGGTATCATTGATTATAAGGGCATAAAACATCTCTTTCGTATACCTCGTTCTGATGCAGTGGTTATGATTATTGTTGTGGTGATAACTGTTTTTGTAGACTTACTTCAAGCAGTTGCCATGGGGCTAGTTATGGCTTCTCTTTTGTTTATGAAGCAGATGGGAGACATATCAGAATCTAAAGCCGTAAGTTCGACGCTGTTGGATGATTTTCATCATCGTGACCTTGAAGATGATGAAAAAGCTATCCCTGATGATATTAAAAATCAAGTATACATTCAACATTTCGATGGCCCTATATTTTTTGGATTTACGGCACACTTTAAAAAGATGATGAAAGAGCTACCTAGTGTTAGTATAGTTATTTTTAGAATGCATAATGTTCCATCTATTGACCAGTCCGGAATGTATGCAATAGAAGATGCCATCTTAGAGTTACATAAAAAGAATATCACTGTGGTGTTGAGTGAGATTCAAAAGCAACCAAAAGATATGCTCAAAAATATTGAGCTGATTCCGGAACTAGTAGCTCAAGAAAACATATTTTTAACTTTTAGAGAAGCAGTAGAAGGCTTAAACTCTTGTCAGTTAAATTATCATGAAAATATTAATACAAAACAGAAGAAAAATATATATTGGCGTTATTAG
- a CDS encoding sensor domain-containing diguanylate cyclase encodes MSTTIKNSEIIDKVRRLMYVLIGIITIIVLLFLYMGYLHNKYAFETIEKEEKKIASKIYENTFNDFIKKYESIAENILLDNNVLQALKNSDRKALLDITLPIYKNLNKENPFLQVMHFHTKDTVSFLRLHKPEKFGDDLSSIRHMINKVNSTHKKQIGIEVGRYGIYSRVALPIINKKNEFLGVLEFGININYILDVFGKKYDFHPILLIEKKLFTIIYKGYEGVAYSSYSDGYYAIDSQSENEREKSCNNSITFKVTDLKSATNDNIGQILFTKDMTLYMNLKNTTRNLSIISALIMVFIALYIIRIILKRHIHVINEYESRLNIKHRSLLKLSNTDHLTKINNRQAIERYLSKELKRAKRHNVQLSLLMIDIDNFKSINDTFGHNTGDHVIKNIAKIISTTIRDTDYCGRWGGEEFIILCPETSSTNAIVLAEKIREAVHAFNFKIGRDLTCSIGVCEYAEGYDAEMLVGNADSALYSAKNSGKNRVIVYQTP; translated from the coding sequence TTGAGTACAACTATTAAAAACTCTGAAATCATCGATAAAGTTCGTAGACTTATGTATGTGCTTATCGGCATTATCACCATTATTGTTTTGCTATTCTTATATATGGGTTATCTACATAATAAGTATGCTTTTGAGACTATAGAAAAAGAAGAAAAAAAAATTGCCTCTAAGATATATGAAAACACCTTTAATGATTTTATTAAAAAATATGAGTCCATCGCTGAAAATATTTTGCTCGATAACAATGTACTCCAAGCACTTAAAAATAGTGATAGAAAAGCCCTTTTAGATATTACACTACCAATTTATAAAAACCTCAATAAAGAGAATCCATTTCTGCAAGTAATGCATTTTCACACAAAAGATACAGTAAGTTTTTTAAGACTCCATAAACCAGAAAAATTTGGAGATGATCTTAGTTCTATTCGACATATGATTAATAAAGTAAATAGTACACATAAAAAACAGATAGGCATAGAGGTAGGTCGTTATGGTATATACTCTAGAGTAGCTCTGCCTATCATAAACAAAAAAAACGAGTTTTTAGGTGTCTTGGAATTTGGTATAAATATAAACTATATACTTGATGTTTTTGGCAAGAAGTATGACTTTCACCCTATCCTTCTTATAGAAAAAAAGCTCTTTACTATCATTTATAAAGGCTATGAAGGAGTTGCATATAGCTCCTATTCAGATGGGTATTACGCTATTGACTCACAAAGTGAAAATGAAAGAGAAAAATCCTGCAACAATAGTATAACTTTTAAAGTTACCGATCTCAAAAGTGCAACTAACGACAATATTGGTCAGATTCTTTTTACAAAGGATATGACACTCTATATGAATCTAAAAAATACGACTAGAAACTTATCTATAATCTCTGCTCTGATTATGGTTTTTATAGCCTTATATATCATTCGCATCATACTTAAACGCCATATCCATGTCATTAATGAGTATGAGAGTAGGCTAAATATTAAACATAGATCGCTTCTCAAACTAAGTAACACTGACCACCTAACAAAAATAAATAATCGTCAAGCAATAGAAAGATACCTCTCAAAAGAGTTAAAACGCGCTAAAAGACACAATGTGCAACTCTCTTTACTTATGATAGATATAGACAACTTTAAAAGTATAAATGATACTTTTGGTCATAATACTGGAGATCATGTAATAAAAAATATTGCTAAAATAATCTCCACAACTATTCGTGATACTGACTACTGTGGTAGATGGGGTGGTGAGGAGTTTATAATTCTCTGTCCTGAAACATCATCCACAAACGCCATTGTACTTGCTGAGAAAATCAGAGAAGCCGTACACGCATTTAACTTTAAAATAGGTAGAGATTTAACATGTAGCATTGGCGTATGTGAATATGCAGAGGGCTATGATGCTGAAATGTTAGTTGGCAATGCCGACAGTGCACTCTATAGTGCAAAAAACAGTGGAAAAAATAGAGTCATCGTTTATCAGACTCCATAG
- a CDS encoding TolC family protein: MKFFLFFLLCFTLNAKTISLDDAINLALKNNPSLESINKKIEINRQNIKLSTKFSNPQLQLTKNTLDSSQAMSQTTLTLSQKLPLTSKRHLRERVSMAEQELIYEEMRDAKVALVKEVKLEAYTLWELQELKQIIKEYINLTEQNIELYESYTSISDNQHMGIMKAKLSLSDLKIGINIINTKIKSSYARLSYLCSSDISDLEVKLLMGDKPEFPRLQDSLKNNTKIAIKAKERLKQNAKIEVASIENYPDINLMAGYSHRENFDDFLNIGIGLSLPIYSREDLKEEKERQESLRISSLSEDVTNTINTELNIYYLQMLSSYDIYHIIQDDSLPQVEHMFELTHTSISTGSDLFKYVDILFSKLKLEQKSINAISNYNRAKAEISALGGALQ, encoded by the coding sequence ATGAAATTTTTTCTTTTCTTTCTACTCTGTTTTACTCTAAACGCTAAAACTATCAGTTTAGATGATGCTATAAACTTAGCCTTAAAAAACAACCCCTCCCTAGAATCAATAAATAAAAAAATCGAGATAAATAGACAAAATATAAAACTATCTACAAAATTTTCAAACCCTCAACTACAGCTTACTAAAAACACTCTAGATAGCTCACAAGCAATGAGTCAAACCACTCTAACTCTCTCTCAAAAACTTCCCCTTACGTCTAAACGCCACTTAAGAGAAAGAGTAAGCATGGCAGAACAGGAGCTTATCTATGAAGAGATGCGAGATGCCAAAGTGGCGTTAGTCAAGGAAGTTAAACTTGAAGCTTACACTCTTTGGGAACTCCAAGAGTTAAAACAGATAATAAAAGAGTATATAAACCTAACAGAGCAAAACATTGAACTCTATGAGTCTTATACCAGCATAAGCGATAACCAACATATGGGAATCATGAAAGCTAAACTATCACTTTCAGATTTAAAGATTGGGATAAATATAATCAATACTAAAATCAAATCCTCCTATGCAAGGCTCTCATATCTTTGCTCATCTGATATCTCCGACTTAGAGGTAAAACTTCTTATGGGAGACAAACCTGAGTTTCCTAGACTTCAAGACTCACTAAAGAACAATACAAAGATAGCTATAAAAGCCAAAGAGAGACTCAAACAAAATGCAAAAATAGAAGTTGCTTCCATTGAGAACTACCCAGATATTAATCTTATGGCAGGCTACTCGCATAGAGAAAACTTTGATGACTTTCTCAACATTGGCATAGGTCTCTCTCTTCCCATCTACTCTAGAGAAGATTTAAAAGAGGAAAAAGAACGCCAAGAGTCGCTCCGTATCTCTTCTTTAAGCGAAGATGTTACTAACACTATAAACACAGAGCTAAATATCTACTACTTACAAATGCTCTCATCATATGATATCTATCACATCATACAAGATGATTCACTCCCACAAGTAGAACATATGTTTGAGCTAACACACACTTCCATCTCTACTGGCTCCGATCTTTTTAAATACGTGGACATTCTATTTAGCAAACTTAAATTAGAGCAAAAAAGTATAAACGCCATAAGTAACTATAACCGAGCAAAAGCTGAAATATCTGCTCTAGGAGGAGCGCTACAATGA
- a CDS encoding efflux RND transporter periplasmic adaptor subunit: MKLIKLFLLLLPILLTAKESTVEQLFNVQTIKAKSIQTSHTKKAYAYVKPDDERVYHVTPRYSGFVIKVHANKIYQYVKKGEPLVTLYSPEVYKAKEEYINSYNYTKGRDNKGMLESAKLKLQLLGISNKEIKSLLKSKTVSQNTTIYSPVSGYIFIKNITNGSAFNAKSMLYEIVNLDKVWLEAKIFEEDISWIKNANSFEVAFKSTNKLYTTNKMFLYPNLDPKEASVTMRLVLNNKEHQLFPGMYATIIIKDKKQTYLTLPSTAVIRKNATHYVFISGEYEGEYEPKEVHVKALNNETYIIVDGLTEGDEVVNNALFMMDSDAQINGLY; the protein is encoded by the coding sequence ATGAAACTTATAAAATTATTTTTACTACTCTTACCCATTCTACTTACCGCTAAAGAGTCTACCGTAGAGCAACTCTTTAACGTACAAACCATAAAAGCAAAAAGCATTCAGACAAGTCATACGAAAAAGGCATATGCTTATGTAAAGCCTGATGATGAGAGAGTCTATCATGTCACTCCGCGTTATAGTGGGTTTGTTATAAAAGTACATGCAAATAAAATCTATCAGTATGTAAAAAAAGGAGAACCTCTCGTCACTCTCTACTCTCCCGAAGTCTACAAGGCTAAAGAGGAGTACATAAATAGTTACAACTACACCAAAGGAAGAGACAACAAAGGAATGTTAGAGAGTGCTAAGTTAAAGCTTCAACTTCTAGGTATCAGTAACAAGGAGATAAAGTCGCTACTAAAAAGTAAAACGGTTTCTCAAAACACTACTATCTACTCTCCAGTGAGTGGTTATATATTTATAAAAAATATCACCAATGGCTCTGCGTTTAATGCAAAATCAATGCTTTATGAGATAGTAAATCTAGATAAAGTTTGGCTTGAAGCGAAGATATTTGAAGAAGATATCTCTTGGATAAAAAACGCCAACTCTTTTGAAGTGGCTTTTAAAAGTACAAATAAGCTATACACAACAAATAAAATGTTTTTATATCCAAACCTAGATCCAAAAGAGGCAAGCGTGACTATGCGTTTAGTCTTAAACAACAAAGAGCACCAGCTGTTTCCAGGTATGTATGCCACTATAATCATAAAAGACAAAAAACAGACATATCTTACCCTTCCATCAACTGCGGTTATTCGTAAAAACGCAACCCACTATGTTTTTATAAGTGGAGAGTATGAAGGTGAATATGAGCCTAAAGAGGTTCACGTCAAAGCTTTAAATAACGAAACGTACATAATAGTAGATGGACTTACAGAGGGTGATGAAGTTGTAAATAATGCCCTCTTTATGATGGATAGCGATGCTCAAATAAATGGGCTTTACTAG